The following are from one region of the Actinoplanes sp. L3-i22 genome:
- a CDS encoding ferredoxin, giving the protein MMKVTLDQDRCVASGQCVMAAPEVFDQRDEDGVAVLLATEPDPVHLEDVRQAAAVCPAVAIRVTAGD; this is encoded by the coding sequence CTGATGAAGGTCACCCTGGATCAGGACAGGTGCGTCGCCTCCGGCCAGTGCGTGATGGCCGCGCCGGAGGTCTTCGACCAGCGTGACGAGGACGGCGTCGCGGTGCTGCTCGCCACCGAGCCCGATCCGGTTCATCTCGAGGACGTGCGACAGGCCGCCGCGGTGTGCCCGGCCGTCGCCATCCGTGTCACGGCCGGCGACTGA
- a CDS encoding Type 1 glutamine amidotransferase-like domain-containing protein: MKLLLTSGGVTNPSIRDALVRLLGKPIADCHALVIPTAQWGHPRCGPASVRGLVAAESGFAHFTGLGWASLGVLELTALPTIGEQRWEPWVRQADVLLADGGDATYLSHWMRESGLAGLLPSMPDQVWVGVSAGSMVMTPRIGDYFVEWPDAPDDRTLGVVDFSIFPHLDAFPTNTLAHAERWAAGLGVPAYVIDEQTAITVVDGSVEVVSEGRWTKLG, encoded by the coding sequence GTGAAGCTCCTGCTGACGTCCGGCGGCGTGACCAATCCGAGCATCCGCGACGCGCTCGTGCGACTGCTCGGCAAGCCGATCGCCGACTGTCATGCCCTGGTCATCCCGACCGCGCAGTGGGGTCACCCGAGGTGCGGGCCGGCCTCGGTGCGCGGGCTGGTGGCCGCCGAGTCCGGCTTCGCGCACTTCACCGGCCTGGGCTGGGCGTCGCTCGGGGTCCTCGAGCTCACCGCGCTGCCCACCATCGGCGAGCAGCGCTGGGAGCCCTGGGTCCGGCAGGCCGACGTGCTGCTGGCCGACGGCGGCGACGCGACGTACCTGAGTCACTGGATGCGGGAGTCCGGGCTGGCCGGGCTGCTGCCGTCCATGCCGGACCAGGTCTGGGTCGGGGTCAGTGCCGGCAGCATGGTGATGACGCCGCGGATCGGCGACTACTTCGTCGAGTGGCCCGATGCTCCGGACGACCGCACCCTGGGGGTCGTCGACTTCTCGATCTTTCCGCACCTGGACGCGTTCCCGACGAACACGCTCGCGCACGCGGAGCGGTGGGCCGCCGGCCTCGGTGTCCCGGCCTACGTCATCGACGAGCAGACGGCGATCACGGTGGTGGACGGCTCGGTCGAGGTGGTCTCGGAGGGCCGGTGGACGAAGCTCGGCTGA
- a CDS encoding sensor histidine kinase — translation MTPTFRLLTVLPVAALLGALFLLLNTRLAAPLAAAPVALLLNPALVRAERYAERILHGRRPSPYAVLAGLGALSGTDLSQVAEGVGQALGARVCRLTVHRPGLPDRTWAWSGPGPAGAELTLPITRGAELTLPITRGAERLGSITVDRAAAAGGPDGQRGRLVRDIADGLGAVLAANRLGIELERQLRVVRAHAADIAGSRRRLVAEMDAERRRIERDLHDGAQHHLVSLRLALGLAEHQTGAGRLAEAGAALDRIAGRIDDAEEILARTVSGVTSPLLARRGLAAALRAELGTGVPVTVGGMDDGRRFAADLESAVWFCCLEAVNNARKHAPGAAIRLALTRTGDRLGFGIQDDGPGWDTTAQDGSPGRGMRNVMARVTAVGGLVTVRSAPGAGTRVDGWVPVRAAPPDSSLAGAVRAAIQEAAAAYGDDEPAERIRRIRADLDRSATQADLDRPATRTGLDRPAIRADLGPPATRRDAVLAAWSALRALDELVRDDPPATGAQYLRHRLDRIRSGSREFAEVTAIDELRADPGDLGPAEVEAATRLLGDDGADPHSRLALAPDADPAQVAAAARRALAIWRARASHPGTAHGVRRIAATVVRTCEHLLLTRPAGDTTPGHLPLTPPPEPLPLTPTAGDVPPGPGAPGSRPDPRRCS, via the coding sequence GTGACGCCGACGTTCCGCCTGCTCACCGTGCTTCCGGTGGCCGCCCTGCTGGGCGCGCTGTTCCTGCTCCTGAACACCAGGCTCGCCGCACCGCTTGCGGCAGCGCCGGTGGCGCTGCTTCTAAACCCCGCTTTGGTACGGGCGGAGCGTTACGCCGAGCGCATCCTGCACGGGCGGCGGCCTTCGCCGTACGCCGTCCTGGCCGGTCTCGGCGCCCTGTCCGGAACCGACCTGTCGCAGGTCGCCGAGGGTGTCGGGCAGGCCCTGGGCGCCCGGGTGTGCCGGCTGACCGTGCACCGCCCGGGACTTCCCGACCGCACCTGGGCGTGGTCCGGCCCCGGCCCGGCCGGCGCCGAGCTCACCCTGCCGATCACCCGCGGTGCCGAGCTCACCCTGCCGATCACCCGTGGTGCCGAGCGGCTCGGGTCGATCACCGTGGACCGGGCGGCCGCGGCCGGCGGCCCGGACGGCCAGCGCGGCCGGCTCGTCCGGGACATCGCGGACGGCCTGGGCGCCGTGCTCGCCGCGAACCGGCTCGGCATCGAGCTGGAACGGCAACTGCGGGTGGTGCGGGCGCACGCCGCCGACATCGCCGGGTCACGGCGGCGGCTGGTCGCCGAGATGGACGCCGAACGCCGCCGCATCGAACGCGACCTGCACGACGGCGCCCAGCACCACCTGGTCTCGCTGCGGCTCGCGCTCGGCCTGGCCGAGCACCAGACCGGCGCCGGGCGCCTCGCCGAGGCCGGCGCCGCGCTGGACCGGATCGCCGGGCGGATCGACGACGCCGAGGAGATCCTGGCCCGGACCGTCTCCGGGGTGACCTCTCCCCTGCTGGCCCGGCGGGGACTGGCCGCGGCGCTGCGGGCCGAGCTGGGCACCGGGGTGCCGGTCACGGTCGGCGGGATGGACGACGGCCGCCGGTTCGCCGCGGACCTCGAGTCGGCCGTCTGGTTCTGCTGCCTGGAGGCGGTGAACAACGCGCGCAAGCACGCCCCGGGCGCGGCGATCCGCCTCGCGCTGACCCGCACCGGCGACCGGCTCGGGTTCGGGATCCAGGACGACGGGCCGGGCTGGGACACCACCGCGCAGGACGGATCGCCGGGCCGGGGCATGCGCAACGTGATGGCCCGGGTGACCGCCGTCGGCGGGCTCGTGACGGTCCGGTCCGCGCCGGGCGCGGGCACCCGGGTCGACGGCTGGGTCCCGGTGCGGGCCGCGCCGCCGGACTCCTCGCTGGCCGGGGCGGTCCGCGCGGCGATCCAGGAGGCCGCGGCCGCGTACGGCGACGACGAGCCGGCCGAGCGAATCCGCCGGATCCGGGCCGACCTGGACCGGTCCGCGACCCAGGCCGACCTGGACCGGCCCGCGACCCGGACTGGCCTGGACCGGCCGGCGATCCGGGCCGATCTGGGCCCGCCGGCGACCCGGCGCGACGCCGTCCTGGCGGCGTGGTCGGCGCTGCGGGCCCTGGACGAGCTGGTCCGCGACGACCCGCCGGCGACCGGGGCGCAGTACCTGCGGCACCGGCTGGACCGGATCCGCTCCGGCAGCCGCGAGTTCGCCGAGGTGACCGCGATCGACGAGCTGCGCGCGGACCCCGGTGACCTGGGCCCGGCCGAGGTCGAGGCGGCCACCCGGCTGCTCGGCGACGACGGAGCCGATCCGCACAGCCGGCTCGCGCTGGCGCCGGACGCCGACCCGGCGCAGGTCGCGGCGGCCGCGCGCCGGGCACTGGCGATCTGGCGGGCCCGGGCCTCGCACCCGGGAACCGCCCACGGGGTCCGAAGAATCGCCGCGACCGTGGTCCGGACATGTGAACATCTGCTGCTCACCCGACCGGCCGGGGACACCACACCCGGGCACCTGCCGCTCACCCCGCCGCCCGAGCCTTTGCCGCTCACCCCGACGGCCGGAGACGTGCCGCCCGGGCCCGGAGCTCCCGGATCGAGGCCAGATCCGCGTCGATGTTCGTGA
- a CDS encoding response regulator transcription factor, translating to MRVALAEDGALFRDGLVMLLEAAGHEVVGCTADGDSLVELLATRPADVAILDIRMPPEPDGGLPTAERLRAAHPKLGLLFLSHYAETHYLMRVLRIGTEAIGYRLKEKVGSVEILSDTLTRIRDGEIVIEPMLAQRLVERPSSERRDVVAALSGRERQVLRLMAEGRSNTGIAGQLVVMPKAVEKHIANIFTKLGLPPDAAEHHRRVLAVLTYLRSAPDVA from the coding sequence GTGCGGGTAGCGCTCGCCGAGGACGGCGCGCTGTTCCGGGACGGCCTGGTCATGCTGCTGGAGGCGGCCGGGCACGAGGTGGTCGGGTGCACCGCCGACGGCGACTCGCTGGTGGAGCTGCTGGCCACCCGGCCGGCCGATGTCGCCATCCTGGACATCCGGATGCCGCCCGAGCCGGACGGCGGCCTGCCCACCGCCGAACGGCTGCGGGCCGCGCACCCGAAGCTCGGCCTGCTGTTCCTGTCGCACTACGCGGAGACGCACTACCTGATGCGGGTGCTGCGGATCGGCACCGAGGCGATCGGCTACCGGCTCAAGGAGAAGGTGGGCAGCGTCGAGATCCTCAGCGACACGCTGACCCGGATCCGCGACGGCGAGATCGTGATCGAGCCGATGCTGGCCCAGCGCCTGGTCGAACGGCCCAGCAGCGAACGCCGCGACGTGGTCGCCGCGCTGTCCGGCCGCGAGCGGCAGGTGCTGCGGCTGATGGCCGAGGGCCGGTCCAACACCGGGATCGCCGGGCAGCTGGTGGTGATGCCGAAGGCCGTCGAGAAGCACATCGCGAACATCTTCACCAAGCTCGGGCTGCCGCCCGACGCGGCCGAACACCACCGGCGGGTGCTGGCCGTGCTGACCTATCTGAGGTCCGCACCGGATGTCGCCTAG
- a CDS encoding Hsp70 family protein translates to MGYNLGVDLGTTFVAAAIARDGRTEMCTLGSQTVVSPAVVYLTEESRLAFGDAAERRALSRPERVERAFKRRLGDPTPVVLGGVPHAVTALMAAQLRDVLDTVARVEGGPPDRVALTCPATWGPYRRELFEEVPRLAGLHEHVTLTEPEAAAAFYGASRLLGEGDTLAVYDLGGGTFDATVLRKRDGAVEVVGDPDGMERLGGIDFDEAILQWLDYKHGGALADLDLSAPPAAAAMARLRQECVQAKEALSADTETTIPVLLPNRHFFAKLTRAEFETLIRAPVESTIGTLIRAVHTARLDVGQLSGVLLVGGSSRIPLIERMVAAETGRPTVTDAHPKYAVALGAAVVAGQRPVSAGAPPPPFLAADPEPAPAGPPIVLPPPPRRRFPAVLAILAAVLLLSGASIYLAERGEGRVQPAPTIAAATFRASPTVVPVPAAVAVPSLGRAIKLAHTPDFVTAAPDGRRLYIASGEQTVSVLDVATGTVTSEIPTPGPARFVSFSPDGRFAYVSLWDQRDGKVHAVSVLDTDDNTIKKTFPVRTRPFLAAVTPDGKWLYVPNHDGHTVTVIDTGRLVQVAEITVPPEPHYVSFSVDGTRAYVADHESNEISVVDTATRRVLGNIGVGRSPHAVEQNPRRPLLINVNWDDATVCAIDTTDGTVHRTVKVGSQPLGLRWSPDGRYAYVVNSGSDNLSVIRADTLTVTATLPTGDAPTSIAVLPDGSRGYVSNSHDKTLTVLNLTR, encoded by the coding sequence GTGGGTTACAACCTCGGCGTCGATCTGGGCACCACCTTCGTGGCCGCCGCGATCGCGCGCGACGGCCGCACCGAGATGTGCACGCTGGGCAGCCAGACCGTGGTCAGCCCGGCGGTCGTCTACCTGACCGAGGAGTCCCGGCTGGCGTTCGGGGACGCCGCCGAGCGGCGGGCGCTGAGCCGGCCGGAGCGGGTGGAGCGCGCCTTCAAACGACGCCTCGGCGATCCGACCCCGGTCGTGCTCGGCGGGGTGCCGCACGCGGTGACCGCGCTGATGGCGGCCCAGCTGCGGGACGTGCTCGACACGGTGGCCCGGGTCGAGGGCGGGCCGCCGGACCGGGTCGCGCTGACCTGCCCGGCGACCTGGGGTCCGTACCGGCGGGAGCTGTTCGAGGAGGTGCCCCGGCTGGCCGGGCTGCACGAGCACGTGACGCTGACCGAGCCGGAGGCGGCGGCCGCGTTCTACGGCGCCTCCCGGCTGCTCGGCGAGGGCGACACGCTCGCCGTCTACGACCTCGGCGGCGGCACGTTCGACGCCACGGTGCTGCGCAAACGCGACGGGGCCGTCGAGGTCGTGGGTGACCCGGACGGGATGGAACGCCTCGGCGGCATCGACTTCGACGAGGCGATCCTGCAGTGGCTGGACTACAAGCACGGCGGCGCGCTGGCCGACCTCGACCTGTCGGCGCCCCCGGCCGCGGCGGCGATGGCCCGGCTGCGCCAGGAGTGCGTGCAGGCCAAGGAGGCGCTGTCGGCCGACACCGAGACCACCATCCCGGTGCTGCTGCCGAACCGGCACTTCTTCGCCAAGCTCACCCGGGCCGAGTTCGAGACGCTGATCCGGGCGCCGGTCGAGTCCACCATCGGCACCCTGATCCGGGCCGTGCACACCGCCCGGCTCGACGTCGGCCAGCTCTCCGGCGTGCTGCTGGTCGGCGGGTCGTCGCGGATCCCGCTGATCGAGCGGATGGTCGCCGCCGAGACCGGCCGGCCGACGGTGACCGACGCGCATCCGAAGTACGCGGTCGCGCTGGGCGCCGCGGTCGTCGCCGGTCAGCGGCCCGTCTCGGCCGGGGCACCGCCGCCGCCCTTCCTCGCCGCCGATCCCGAGCCCGCGCCCGCGGGTCCGCCGATCGTCCTGCCGCCCCCGCCCCGGCGGCGGTTCCCGGCCGTGCTCGCGATCCTCGCCGCCGTCCTGCTCCTCTCCGGTGCGTCGATCTACCTGGCCGAACGCGGCGAGGGCCGGGTGCAGCCGGCGCCGACGATCGCCGCCGCCACCTTCCGGGCCTCGCCCACCGTCGTTCCCGTTCCCGCGGCGGTGGCGGTGCCCTCGCTCGGCCGGGCGATCAAGCTGGCCCACACGCCCGACTTCGTCACCGCCGCGCCGGACGGGCGCCGGCTCTACATCGCCTCCGGCGAGCAGACGGTGTCCGTGCTCGACGTCGCCACCGGCACGGTGACCAGCGAGATCCCCACGCCCGGGCCGGCCCGCTTCGTGTCGTTCTCGCCCGACGGCCGCTTCGCCTACGTCAGTCTGTGGGACCAGCGCGACGGCAAGGTGCACGCGGTCAGCGTCCTGGACACCGACGACAACACCATCAAGAAGACCTTTCCGGTACGGACGAGGCCCTTCCTCGCCGCGGTGACCCCGGACGGGAAGTGGCTGTACGTGCCCAACCACGACGGTCACACGGTGACCGTGATCGACACCGGGCGACTGGTCCAGGTCGCCGAGATCACCGTCCCGCCGGAGCCGCACTACGTCTCGTTCTCGGTCGACGGCACCCGCGCCTACGTCGCCGACCACGAGTCCAACGAGATCAGCGTCGTCGACACGGCCACCCGGCGGGTGCTCGGCAACATCGGTGTCGGCCGCTCGCCGCACGCCGTCGAGCAGAACCCGCGCCGCCCGCTGCTGATCAACGTCAACTGGGACGACGCCACCGTCTGCGCGATCGACACCACCGACGGCACCGTGCACCGGACCGTCAAGGTCGGCAGCCAGCCGCTGGGCCTGCGCTGGTCCCCGGACGGGCGCTACGCCTACGTGGTGAACAGCGGCAGCGACAACCTGTCGGTGATCCGCGCCGACACGCTGACGGTCACCGCCACCCTGCCGACCGGCGACGCCCCGACCTCGATCGCCGTCCTGCCCGACGGCTCCCGCGGCTACGTCAGCAACAGCCACGACAAAACGTTGACGGTCCTGAACCTGACCCGTTGA
- a CDS encoding ThuA domain-containing protein — MKVLVVRGGWDGHRPVEATEMFLPFLTANGYQVTVSATTAVYADPAVMVATDLIVQCVTMSEIDRAEVAGLRAAVAAGTGFTGWHGGIADSFRASSDYLQLVGGQFATHPSKEPGACGGDETDNFLRHRVDLTALGREHPITAGLDDFELTTEQYWVLHDDLCDVLATTTHPVRPWHPWHRPIVSPAVWTRQWGSGRIVVTTPGHSLDVLANPNVRTVIERGMLWATRTASAS, encoded by the coding sequence ATGAAAGTCTTGGTGGTGCGCGGGGGATGGGACGGCCACCGGCCGGTCGAGGCCACCGAGATGTTCCTGCCGTTCCTCACCGCCAACGGTTACCAGGTCACGGTCTCCGCCACGACGGCCGTCTACGCCGATCCGGCGGTGATGGTCGCGACCGACCTGATCGTCCAGTGCGTCACCATGTCGGAGATCGACCGCGCGGAGGTCGCCGGGCTGCGGGCCGCCGTCGCGGCCGGGACCGGGTTCACCGGCTGGCACGGCGGCATCGCCGACTCGTTCCGCGCCTCGTCGGACTACCTGCAGTTGGTCGGCGGCCAGTTCGCCACCCATCCGAGCAAGGAGCCCGGCGCCTGCGGCGGCGACGAGACCGACAACTTCCTCCGGCACCGGGTCGACCTGACCGCGCTGGGCCGGGAGCACCCGATCACCGCCGGTCTCGACGACTTCGAGCTGACCACCGAGCAGTACTGGGTGCTGCACGACGACCTCTGCGACGTGCTCGCCACCACCACCCACCCGGTGCGGCCGTGGCATCCCTGGCACCGGCCGATCGTTTCCCCGGCCGTCTGGACCCGGCAGTGGGGCAGCGGCCGGATCGTCGTCACCACCCCCGGGCACAGCCTCGACGTCCTGGCGAACCCGAACGTGCGTACCGTCATCGAGAGAGGAATGCTGTGGGCGACCCGCACCGCATCGGCGTCGTAG
- a CDS encoding Gfo/Idh/MocA family protein yields the protein MGDPHRIGVVGTGYISGQYLSTLAGHPGVRIAAVADIDAARAASVAAGIDGCRAVAVDELLQDPEIDTVLNLTVPAAHAAVALGAIGNNKQVYGEKPLAADLAAARVVLDQAAAFGVPVGCAPDTVLGTGIQSARAAVDAGLIGRPMSAVAVMATPGHERWHPNPDFYYRPGGGPLLDMGPYYLSALIHLLGPIVSVTGAGSRLRESRVIGSGPRAGERIEVSVDTHVTGVLHHAGGALSTITTSFDAVRTTAAPIEVHGETGTLAVPDPNTFDGDVRLFELGAGDWRTLAPSAGYVDATRGIGLLDMITAPAPRAGGALALHVLDAMTALLHSADQGRRIDLTTTAERPAPVPFTTPEQWR from the coding sequence GTGGGCGACCCGCACCGCATCGGCGTCGTAGGCACCGGATACATCTCCGGGCAGTACCTGTCCACCCTGGCCGGGCACCCCGGGGTGCGGATCGCGGCGGTCGCCGACATCGACGCCGCCCGGGCGGCCTCGGTCGCCGCCGGCATCGACGGGTGCCGCGCCGTCGCGGTCGACGAACTGCTGCAGGACCCGGAGATCGACACGGTTCTCAACCTCACCGTGCCCGCCGCCCACGCGGCGGTCGCGCTGGGCGCCATCGGCAACAACAAGCAGGTGTACGGCGAGAAGCCGCTCGCCGCCGACCTGGCCGCCGCGCGCGTGGTGCTGGACCAGGCGGCCGCCTTCGGTGTGCCGGTCGGCTGCGCCCCGGACACCGTGCTCGGCACCGGCATCCAGAGCGCCCGGGCCGCCGTCGACGCCGGGCTGATCGGCCGCCCGATGTCCGCGGTCGCGGTGATGGCCACGCCCGGCCACGAGCGCTGGCACCCGAACCCGGACTTCTACTACCGGCCCGGCGGCGGCCCGCTGCTGGACATGGGCCCGTACTACCTGTCCGCGCTGATCCACCTGCTCGGCCCGATCGTGTCGGTGACCGGCGCCGGCTCCCGGCTGCGCGAGTCCCGGGTGATCGGCTCCGGGCCGCGCGCCGGCGAGCGGATCGAGGTATCGGTCGACACCCACGTGACAGGTGTCCTGCACCATGCCGGCGGCGCCCTGTCGACGATCACCACCAGCTTCGACGCGGTCCGGACCACGGCCGCCCCGATCGAGGTGCACGGCGAGACCGGCACCCTCGCCGTCCCGGACCCGAACACCTTCGACGGCGACGTCCGCCTCTTCGAGCTTGGCGCCGGGGACTGGCGCACGCTCGCCCCGTCGGCCGGGTACGTGGACGCGACCCGCGGCATCGGCCTGCTCGACATGATCACCGCGCCGGCGCCCCGGGCCGGCGGCGCCCTTGCCCTGCACGTCCTCGACGCGATGACCGCCCTGCTCCACTCGGCCGACCAGGGCCGCCGCATCGACCTCACCACCACCGCCGAACGCCCCGCCCCGGTCCCTTTCACCACCCCGGAGCAGTGGCGCTGA
- a CDS encoding LysR family transcriptional regulator, whose protein sequence is MTEFTLVGLRVVGQVAATGSFTQAADLLGYTQSAVSRQVAAMEAAAGAPIFERGRRGVTVTAAGEVVIRRATAILADVSATEQELAGLRDRLAGRLTVGSFPAAAMALVPRAMARLKATHPGLAVQLTEASTPALLRQLRAKRLDVAVLGVGSGLPDYDLGDLHLTTVLHGDLLLAVGERHRLADRRTVAVADLAQEPWIVGAGAAGEPQFGAWPTLAEPVIAHTARHWSTRLGLVAAGLGITVIPDLAVRALPAGIRTVAVTDSRWAGRATVAVTRARPSARAQALLSALCSEAGPDGAQP, encoded by the coding sequence ATGACCGAGTTCACCCTGGTCGGGCTGCGCGTCGTCGGGCAGGTGGCGGCCACCGGCTCGTTCACCCAGGCCGCGGATCTGCTCGGCTACACCCAGTCGGCGGTCTCCCGGCAGGTGGCCGCCATGGAGGCCGCCGCCGGCGCGCCGATCTTCGAGCGGGGGCGCCGCGGCGTGACCGTCACCGCCGCGGGCGAGGTCGTGATCAGGCGGGCCACCGCGATCCTGGCCGACGTGTCGGCGACCGAGCAGGAGCTCGCGGGGCTGCGGGACCGGCTGGCCGGCCGGCTCACGGTGGGCTCGTTCCCGGCCGCCGCGATGGCGCTGGTGCCCCGGGCCATGGCGCGGCTGAAAGCCACCCATCCCGGCCTCGCCGTGCAGCTCACCGAGGCGTCCACCCCGGCGCTGCTGCGACAGCTGCGCGCGAAACGGCTCGACGTGGCGGTGCTCGGCGTCGGTTCCGGCCTGCCGGACTACGACCTCGGCGACCTGCACCTGACCACCGTGCTGCACGGCGACCTGCTGCTGGCGGTCGGCGAACGGCACCGGCTCGCCGACCGCCGGACGGTCGCCGTCGCCGACCTGGCCCAGGAGCCGTGGATCGTCGGCGCCGGGGCGGCCGGCGAGCCGCAGTTCGGCGCGTGGCCGACCCTGGCCGAGCCGGTGATCGCGCACACCGCGCGGCACTGGTCGACCCGGCTCGGGCTGGTCGCGGCCGGGCTCGGCATCACCGTCATCCCGGACCTGGCGGTGCGGGCCCTGCCGGCCGGCATCCGGACGGTGGCGGTCACCGACAGTCGCTGGGCCGGTCGCGCCACCGTGGCCGTGACCCGCGCCCGCCCGTCGGCCCGCGCCCAGGCCCTGCTCTCCGCCCTGTGCTCCGAAGCCGGACCCGACGGCGCCCAGCCATGA
- a CDS encoding ester cyclase, whose protein sequence is MTQQYTRDQLVARLVRAGELEVTGEHPDEVGDYFDTEKFRFHGPDGFESDYAGLTAYFAAVRAAFDDRSIRRGIVVAEGEHLACQTWIEGTFVREFSQSPVGPLPPNGRRVVFDLLNIFRVDDRGRLVEEWVRTDNRGLLRQLGADAA, encoded by the coding sequence ATGACGCAGCAGTACACGCGGGACCAGCTGGTGGCGCGCCTGGTCCGGGCCGGCGAGCTGGAAGTCACCGGCGAGCACCCGGACGAGGTCGGCGACTACTTCGACACGGAGAAGTTCCGCTTCCACGGCCCGGACGGCTTCGAGTCCGACTACGCCGGCCTGACCGCCTACTTCGCCGCGGTCCGCGCCGCGTTCGACGACCGCTCGATCCGGCGCGGCATCGTGGTCGCCGAGGGGGAGCACCTGGCCTGCCAGACCTGGATCGAGGGCACGTTCGTCCGCGAGTTCAGCCAGTCACCGGTGGGCCCGCTGCCGCCGAACGGCCGGCGGGTCGTCTTCGACCTGCTCAACATCTTCCGGGTCGACGACCGGGGCCGCCTGGTCGAGGAGTGGGTGCGCACCGACAACCGTGGCCTGCTGCGGCAGCTCGGTGCCGACGCCGCCTGA
- a CDS encoding ROK family protein, whose translation MARRETPAAGPGSRALVVDVIRSAARISRGELVGLTGLTQPSISNIVRELIADGIIHEIGSLDSAQGRPRRLIAINPANRVGIGFHLGPETVTCVAADLTGGLIGREVVPRPWPAFADLFHDFTAALALPRDRIEGLAIVAPGPVPAAPELAGLIGVPVLVDNDAAAAALGEFWSRRVPREQAFGCVYLSDSIGAGLVFGGALFRGDRFGHISIGHDGRACPCGNRGCVQQYASTTATVEAARAAGLPFRGYDAIARAAIGGDPAAFALIETAAGYLGVAVTSMVNLLNLERIVLTGPGVALAGSIYARRLRSALDGVAVEISAQPRDAAGIGAAALVIQASVAPGHTVERNRL comes from the coding sequence ATGGCGCGTCGCGAAACACCGGCTGCCGGGCCCGGCAGCCGGGCCCTCGTCGTCGACGTGATCCGCTCGGCGGCCCGGATCAGCCGCGGCGAGCTGGTCGGGCTGACCGGCCTGACCCAGCCGTCGATCTCCAACATCGTCCGGGAGCTGATCGCCGACGGCATCATCCACGAGATCGGCTCGCTGGACTCGGCGCAGGGCCGGCCCCGCAGGCTCATCGCGATCAACCCGGCCAACCGGGTCGGCATCGGGTTCCACCTCGGCCCGGAGACGGTGACCTGCGTGGCCGCCGACCTGACCGGCGGGCTGATCGGCCGCGAGGTCGTGCCCCGGCCCTGGCCCGCCTTCGCCGACCTGTTCCACGACTTCACCGCCGCCCTGGCGCTGCCCCGCGACCGGATCGAGGGCCTGGCGATCGTGGCGCCCGGCCCGGTGCCGGCCGCCCCCGAGCTGGCCGGGCTGATCGGCGTCCCGGTCCTGGTCGACAACGACGCCGCGGCGGCCGCGCTCGGCGAGTTCTGGAGCCGGCGGGTGCCGCGCGAGCAGGCGTTCGGCTGTGTCTACCTGTCCGACAGCATCGGCGCCGGGCTGGTCTTCGGCGGCGCGCTGTTCCGCGGCGACCGGTTCGGCCACATCTCCATCGGCCACGACGGCCGGGCCTGCCCGTGCGGCAACCGGGGCTGCGTGCAGCAGTACGCCTCGACCACCGCGACCGTCGAGGCGGCCCGCGCCGCCGGGCTGCCGTTCCGCGGGTACGACGCGATCGCCCGGGCCGCGATCGGCGGGGACCCGGCGGCCTTCGCCCTGATCGAGACGGCGGCCGGCTACCTCGGCGTGGCCGTCACCTCGATGGTCAACCTGCTCAACCTGGAACGCATCGTGCTCACCGGCCCGGGCGTGGCCCTGGCCGGCTCGATCTACGCCCGCCGGCTGCGCTCCGCGCTGGACGGCGTCGCCGTGGAGATCTCCGCCCAGCCCCGCGACGCGGCCGGGATCGGGGCCGCGGCGCTGGTCATCCAGGCGTCGGTCGCACCCGGACACACCGTGGAAAGGAACCGTCTGTGA